Proteins encoded in a region of the Methanosphaera sp. WGK6 genome:
- a CDS encoding DUF2085 domain-containing protein, with amino-acid sequence MIKMKLINYICHRKPERSFFIGKHQFPVCARCTGFYTSLIVYYTYTYYFFVNYSKQLIIFSIILLLPAFLDGTTQLLYDRESNNYLRLITGLLGGLGLGIIIKAIKYYIFLYGGLI; translated from the coding sequence ATGATTAAGATGAAACTAATAAACTATATCTGCCACAGAAAACCTGAGAGAAGCTTTTTTATAGGAAAACATCAATTCCCCGTATGTGCACGCTGCACAGGCTTCTACACAAGCCTAATTGTATACTACACATACACATATTACTTTTTTGTTAACTACAGCAAACAATTAATAATATTCTCAATAATACTACTACTTCCAGCATTTCTTGATGGAACAACACAACTACTATATGATAGAGAAAGTAATAACTACTTAAGACTTATCACAGGACTACTTGGAGGATTAGGTTTAGGAATCATCATAAAAGCAATAAAATATTATATATTTTTATATGGAGGATTAATATGA